One part of the Parabacteroides distasonis ATCC 8503 genome encodes these proteins:
- a CDS encoding alpha-ketoacid dehydrogenase subunit alpha/beta, which translates to MKKYDIKTTDKETLRKWFYLMTLGRAIDEKAPSYLLQSLGWSYHAPYAGHDGIQLAMGQVFDKDTDFLFPYYRDMLTVLSAGMTAEEIILNGISKATDLTSGGRHMSNHFSKMEWHIENVSSATATHDLHAAGVARAMVYYGQKGVAITSHGESAASEGYVYEAINGASNERLPVIFVFQDNGYGISVPKKDQTANRKVADNFSGFKNLRIIHCNGKDVFDSMNAMTEAKEYAIANRTPVIVQANCVRIGSHSNSDKHTLYRDENELTYVKSADPLYKFHRMLIRYGRFTEEELKEIADLAAKDLKAANRKAMAAPDPDPSTVKDYVLPEPYQPQKYKEGVQNEEGEKETLVTAINKTLKAEFRHNPDTFIWGQDVANKEKGGVFNITKGMQQEFGIERVFNAPIAEDYIVGTANGMCRFDPKIHVVIEGAEFADYFWPAVEQYVECTHEYWRSNGQFTPNITLRLASGGYIGGGLYHSQTIEGALTSLPGARIVYPSFADDAAGLLRTSMRSKGFTLYLEPKALYNAVEASTFVPEDFEVPFGKARIRRPGKDLTIITYGNTTHLCLNVAELLYKEKGWELEVIDLRTLIPLDKEAIFNSVKKTSKVLIVHEDKVFSGFGAEIAGIIGSELFQYLDAPIQRVGSLFTPVGFHPVLERAILPNEETIYHAAKELLLY; encoded by the coding sequence ATGAAAAAGTATGATATAAAAACAACAGATAAGGAGACTCTCAGGAAATGGTTTTACCTTATGACGCTCGGAAGGGCGATCGATGAGAAGGCTCCCTCCTATTTATTGCAATCTCTCGGCTGGTCTTATCATGCCCCGTATGCCGGGCACGACGGGATACAACTCGCCATGGGACAAGTATTCGATAAGGATACGGACTTTCTCTTCCCCTATTACCGGGATATGTTGACGGTTCTCTCGGCGGGAATGACCGCCGAGGAGATCATCCTGAACGGTATCTCCAAGGCGACCGATCTGACCAGTGGCGGCCGCCACATGTCTAACCACTTCTCTAAGATGGAATGGCATATCGAGAACGTTTCTTCCGCTACGGCGACTCACGATCTCCATGCCGCCGGCGTGGCACGGGCGATGGTTTACTATGGACAGAAAGGCGTAGCGATTACCTCGCACGGTGAATCGGCCGCTTCCGAAGGCTATGTGTATGAGGCAATCAATGGCGCCAGCAATGAGCGACTGCCGGTTATCTTTGTCTTCCAAGACAATGGATATGGTATCTCTGTCCCCAAAAAGGACCAGACGGCCAATCGTAAAGTTGCCGATAACTTCTCTGGCTTCAAGAATTTACGTATTATCCATTGCAATGGAAAAGACGTGTTCGATTCCATGAATGCCATGACCGAGGCCAAAGAGTACGCGATCGCCAACCGGACTCCCGTAATCGTTCAGGCCAATTGCGTACGGATAGGCTCCCACTCAAACTCCGATAAACATACCTTGTATCGTGATGAGAACGAGCTTACCTATGTAAAATCCGCCGATCCTTTATACAAATTCCATCGCATGCTGATTCGTTACGGACGTTTCACCGAGGAAGAATTGAAAGAGATCGCGGATCTAGCGGCTAAAGACCTGAAAGCCGCCAATCGGAAAGCGATGGCCGCCCCCGATCCCGATCCGTCTACCGTCAAGGATTACGTCCTCCCGGAACCTTATCAACCTCAAAAATACAAAGAAGGTGTTCAAAACGAGGAAGGAGAGAAAGAAACGCTAGTTACGGCGATCAACAAGACGTTGAAAGCGGAGTTCCGGCACAACCCGGATACGTTTATCTGGGGACAGGATGTAGCCAATAAAGAAAAGGGTGGCGTATTCAACATCACGAAAGGCATGCAGCAAGAATTCGGTATCGAGCGAGTCTTCAACGCCCCTATCGCCGAGGATTATATCGTAGGGACAGCGAACGGTATGTGCCGCTTTGACCCGAAGATCCATGTAGTGATCGAGGGCGCGGAATTCGCCGATTACTTCTGGCCGGCCGTCGAGCAATACGTGGAATGTACGCATGAGTATTGGCGCAGCAACGGGCAATTTACCCCAAACATCACTTTGCGCCTAGCCTCCGGAGGCTATATCGGAGGAGGGCTTTATCATTCCCAGACCATTGAGGGCGCATTGACCTCATTACCCGGTGCCCGGATTGTTTATCCCTCTTTCGCGGATGATGCCGCCGGACTGTTGCGGACGAGTATGCGTTCTAAAGGCTTTACGCTCTATCTGGAACCGAAAGCGCTCTACAACGCGGTAGAAGCCTCCACCTTTGTCCCCGAGGATTTCGAGGTTCCGTTTGGGAAAGCCCGTATCCGCCGTCCGGGAAAAGATCTGACAATCATCACTTATGGCAATACGACCCATCTTTGCCTCAACGTAGCCGAGCTTCTTTACAAGGAGAAAGGCTGGGAACTGGAGGTTATCGATCTTCGTACCTTGATACCATTGGATAAAGAGGCGATCTTCAACTCGGTGAAGAAAACCAGTAAAGTATTGATCGTACATGAGGACAAGGTCTTCTCTGGCTTCGGAGCGGAAATTGCCGGCATCATCGGCTCGGAACTATTCCAGTACTTGGATGCTCCGATCCAACGGGTAGGTTCCCTATTCACTCCGGTTGGTTTCCATCCGGTCTTGGAACGGGCCATCCTCCCCAACGAGGAGACCATCTATCATGCGGCAAAAGAACTGCTGCTTTATTAG